In the Corythoichthys intestinalis isolate RoL2023-P3 chromosome 18, ASM3026506v1, whole genome shotgun sequence genome, TCTCTGGATGTGGGATATTTCCAAGATGGGCATCAGAAGCTGGAAGGCATCTTGAATGTACGACGCACTGTTGGACGCCTGCGAGAAAAACACAACTATGGTTTAGCACTTAGGATACATGACTTGTGCTAAAAGGCAGAATTCCAGATTGCTCTCTAATAGGGATGTTTTTAatttagtaaaaataaataggaatgggaatatttttttagatttgaTAATTCATCTAAAAGTCAGGTACAAACCTCAAGGAAGACTCCTGTTATCAGCGGATTGAGGACCTCTCCCTTCTCATttgactgaagaaaaaaaaagatttaatccaaataaattttaaatgttgttAAATTATGTCATTTTACTCACCCCGGCTTCTGTTAAACAGAAGGTAAACTTTTTGGAAAGCAATGAGACTTCTTTACACAGCAAGACTGTCAACCTGAGGTTGGGGAAAGGAAAAGGAAGGATAAGATTTTTATTGATATTGTTACAGTGCATTAAAAATTATCCTGTTGTCaggatgtgaaaaaaataacacctacATTTGAGTTCATTTGGCAAAATGTGCATTTTGGAAccaaagaaaaattttaaatctTATACAAATAAAGGACAAAGGTGATCATTtttagatttttgttgttgttgtcgacaACAGTGAAACTTTGGCTCGTTGGCATGCAGTTGGGAGGAGCATACCACCCATCCACCACATTTTTAGATAACTCCCGCTGCCCGCACTCAAACACGCGTGAATTTTCGCCAGGTGAAGATTAGATTCCCATCCACCGCAAATGCATCACGAGAAAGCCCCTGTTTTCAAAGACAACAGCAGTCTTACTGTGATAGGACATTTGCCTCCACGTCGCCGTTGGAGAGGAGCAGGCTCTCGCCCAGCTTGTGGAAAAGTTCAATGGAGCGCGCTGTCAGCTCGGCCAGACTCCTGATGGCGGCGGCGTTCACTTCCTAGGGAAAAAAGTTAATGAAAAGTAGATTCAAGGCATAAATTGAATGAAATCAAGCATTAATGTCTCGTAAAATACTCAAACATGTCACGTACTGTACAcacataaaatgtaaaaacacaCTCAATAAATTTTACTTAccacaaatatttcaaaaccttcTAATAGATTTATACTTTACCAGCTGCTTTCTGTCCATGAAAtaagttttttaattgaacataCAATTGGCTAACCGCTTGTACTTTTAGTAAGTTAACCGCAAAGTAATCTGTTCATAAAACGTAAAGTACCGATAAGTAGCCAAATGTAGGtctttatttataaaaaaaaaagttgcttcattaattattttttaagtcaGTTGTTGACTAAATTGAAAAAGCCAAAAGTACAAGTATTCACATTCTAATGAATCGTGCCTCGTtcatgcattttttggggtaaaaGATTTATTCATCTGCGATCCATATAAAGCTATTGTTCACAAAAATACGAAATATCACCCTGAACCCAAAATTTGCTTCAGGTTAGcattggaaataaaaaaaaactttctcatAAACATTGaccaaaaaaagttatttatgtCGCGCTATTGAATGTTGTACagttagtccccaggttacgacgtatTTAACGTACGTGATTTCgagtttacgacgccggagtgtcgtagttttttttaaattattttttttatgttgacttttttttgtgatgcatgcttttattttggcgcaggaagcatagagcgGGTAGCACTTCTGCActcgagcgcatgtacacacgcgCCCACCCCACACGAGGAAGAACGCAACTGagagaggtgacagcctgcgcccacatttgttgcttgtgaagtatCCTGAGGCGACTGCTGAATATAACCCCATttctactgtttattgtgcgttttcaattgcggTGAAATACTGTACTTGggccgagtttatgtgattgttattAATGATGTGcgaatacatgctaatcgtttcttTATTGGTGTTTTagcagctatagaccctactcacctacatcacaaaatgacgtgtcgctgtatccggccgccatattgtccgtcattttttagccctattctcaatggtttcaattagtcgtgcaatttatagagcaattcatggaagccccggtgttatctgacgctgtaaactcattggatgcgttgcataaaaggcgttatgtggaaaagcttcagtttatccattcgccagatccatatttgatgcctaaatcgatgtttttcgaccctctatcttcaccgtctctgcctgacatctgctaccatgatatttacaactatgttgtccacacaaaatcagcctattctcacgaaagtttgaaaaactttaagagcttggaggcttataaatacttcgttgctggttgggtgaaacaggtcctcgtccacgaaaattcggcaggaatctatcttgtgctcgggaaggtgagttacgaaatgttcaattcaaaatcttttgttcttgctaacatccactgtcaagtctaatgtatttcatgtcatttgtcaatggagctagggcttttaatgtttatatggtttagcgatagcactctcactacatacatatataatatgtaataaatatgaagtgcgaagtGCTAAGATAAATTTCCCCTCcttaggggacaataaacttgaacttgaactactccagattgtccctagttgaatttattttttggcttttgacctcaatagtgaaattgtaaattaattgtatgacaactgtcttataatccccttataattatatattttcaggtagttcattcacaacgtctgagtgtatgttgtcggcgattagcctagcaatgatcttaattgtggttgtcagcccaaaaacctctaaatatatattaaatgaatcttaccagatataaaatgactactacataatctgtggtaatcgtatggagcccagttttctcgttgaattgcagcagcccatctcgctctcctctctgggtctctcggaatccggtagaacttcaagtctctccgtctatcttctctgttattgcaaccgaccgccacacacgccttcaccattttgattactaatgttaacgagcagaaaaacaccagccataataggaggaatttacgtagcggtaatacatcaacagtgacgagttgacggacaatatggcgcgggggcgtggttgtgacgacatgtgagtagggtctattgtacACGCAAATTTGAATCGCTGTGATTGAAGATAAAACGGATTTAATTTCATTCTGCTAGTGGTGATGTCATgaacagctgaataaagtcagcaaaccacacggatgtctgacatcgtcatttcggcgcttagctcactgtctggCTAGGActaagctccaacgtcttggcgaggacagtgcaATGATGTATATAATACATGTATTTGGatggtttttttctgttttaatttagagggtgtttaGAGGTATTTAAAGGTTTAAtcccgatttacgcggaaatccgGGTCACATTGCCAGCGcatgaatggaactcgttcgtaaaccggggactacctgtactgtatTTCCCTGTTATTTTTATGCTTGTTGTTTGTACTGCGGTTGGAGAAGAGTTCAACTTACTCCACAAGATGTTGCTGTTTTACTCAGTGTGTCCATACCTCCACAGTAAGCTTGGTCCTTTCGCCTTCCTTGACGTCCTCCGCCGGTTTGCTCAGGTCGACAATCACACCACATGCTTCTTTACAGGCCTGTCAAGGGTTGAAGTCACACGCACTTAGAAAACAGAGGAATGAGGTGTTTGGATTCATGAGAAGATGTTTCAGCATTCATTCCATATCCTTGATATCAAGCTTGAAGCACTACATGCTTTGTCCTCACTCGAAGGATTTGGAATATCGCTTGAACAGTTTCCATTAGATATACCTTGCTGAGTTTTTCGGCTGTGGTGGAGACAGCTAGATCCTCCAAGGCCTGGGTGAGCTCCGCCTCAAATTCAGACCCGTCTTGGTCTGAAAATGACACCCTTGTTGACCACCATATGAcaggaaatacatttttaaatgtaacgcaCTAATTGGCGTTGCACCTTTCTTCTCGTCTACATCCTCGTCGTCAAACTCCATCATGGAGAAGGCATCCTTGATGAGCTCCAGCTCTTCCCGGAGCTTACTTAGCTCATCTCCCGACAGTGTCGTCAACACTGATTTCACCTGTcaggtggaaaaaaaatctgcagaatGTCcttgttaaaaaacaatgatcatacagtggtacctctacttacgaatgtctctacacacagaattttcaggttatgatacgcctcaacgggaaaatattgcctcttgttatgaaagaaatttcaggatacaaaagtCTAAAATACAGTACGGGCTGGTAATCGCAGCTCCCAGTTTACTCAATCTAACAATTATAGCTGCTCTTCCATTAGCTATTGCCTATCATCTTCCTAGGATGCAAATGGCTAagtgggacctctactgtatgtgtatttgtgtatcccagcgtcctcttcattcgcccctagtGTTTTGATAGCTTTATATGAGTGTATTAAGTTTTATTCTTTGTCTTTTATACACTCATTTCATGTTTATTGTGCTATTATGATATtgcaacatgtatttgttacacgtTTTGATGCTTTatcaaagatttatgtctgaattttgggggtgtTGGAACTGATTAGGCCATTTCCATGGAAAgcacgtctctacttacagaattttcagcatatgaaactacttccagaaccaattaattttataagtagcggtaccactgtactgcacTGCACAGTTTACCTTTGACTCGCTTTCCCGAGAGAGCATCTCCAGAGCCTCGAGGTGGGCCAAGCCCTGGTACTGGTCAAAGAGCACCCCATAGTGAGCCACCGCCTTTTTCTCCGACGAGTCTGACAACACCTCTGTTTGAAGCTCCTCTCGCTCTTTGGCCTCCCTTAATACCTGatcaaaaaaacataaatgtcaCAGAAACTATCACTGGTCTCTCTGCCCGAATTTTTTTGCTGACCTGAGAGAGAGTGGAGTTCCTGATCATGAGGCCTTTGGTTTTCTTGAAGCCGGGGTCGCCTTCAGCAATCACGTCCATTGTCTTTTTCCCAATGAACTCCAGAGCGTCCAGGCCACCGCTGATCACGGTCTTACCCTGAAGGCATTAGAACGCACCGTATAAGGCAGAACGGCTCGCGCTACGTTTTGCCTGCAGCCTAGCGCTTTACCTTGTAGGCTAAAGTCCTTTGTTCCCAAAAGGTTTTAAAATTTATGTATAATTTATCTCTAAAGAGTATCCATATTGAATTTAGTATTTACCCCAGAGGTGTTCATACGAAAGCCCGTGGCCAATTGCGGCCTGCAGCAAATGATGAAATATCATTAAATATGGACAgcacaagaagcttaatttCAGCCTACAATCTGTAGCACTTCTCAGCTTTTAAAACGAGATGGAGCTAGTCACTTAAAAAGTGCCTCTCCATTTACTCAAGGGTCAAAACAtggcatgttgaaatcaatgtaggaaactattgaatttcagtattttgttttacattaaTAAACCGATATAAAAAATAGTACAATGTGATAAACTGAGGTTGTGTgactttcatgactttttttctGTCGCTGGCTTTTTTCTCTCTGTTCTGCAAAGTTTGTAGCAGGAGTGTAAAtataattattagggctgtcaaaattatcgcgttaacgggcggtaattaatttttttaattaatcacgttaaaatatttgacgcatttaacgcacgacctgctcaaacagattaaaatgacagcacagtgtaatgtccacttgttacttgttttctggtgttttttcgccctctgctggcgcttgggtgcgattgattttatgggtttctgcaccatgagcattgtgtaattatttacatcaacaatggcgagctactagtttattttttgattgaaaattttacaaattttattaaaaagaaaacattaagaggggttttaatataaaatttctataacttgtactaacatttatcttttaagaactacaagtctttctacccatggatcgctttaacaaaatgttaataatgttaatgccaccttgttgatttattgttgtaataaacaaatacagtacttatgtaccgtatgttgaatgtatatatccgtcttgtgtcttatctatccattccaacaataatttacagaaaaatatggcatatttggatggtttgaattgcgattatttacgattaattaatttttaagctgcaattaacttgataaaaaattttaatcgtttgacagcactaataattATATCCCTGTACCTTCAAATTATTTTG is a window encoding:
- the fam114a2 gene encoding protein FAM114A2 isoform X1, with the translated sequence MSESDDSVPEARDAETPEGSPPSSPDLLTDVAPTRKARRRTDAQAQVKNTSKVDKQPEKLPPSQSPVAHRGWGYWGDWGKSILSTATTTVATVGQGLTQVIEKAETSLGIPSPTALSTPVEDEGGRGETEQAAGEGTAPVGGAMGMLTSLTSVVQNTGKTVISGGLDALEFIGKKTMDVIAEGDPGFKKTKGLMIRNSTLSQVLREAKEREELQTEVLSDSSEKKAVAHYGVLFDQYQGLAHLEALEMLSRESESKVKSVLTTLSGDELSKLREELELIKDAFSMMEFDDEDVDEKKGATPINQDGSEFEAELTQALEDLAVSTTAEKLSKACKEACGVIVDLSKPAEDVKEGERTKLTVEEVNAAAIRSLAELTARSIELFHKLGESLLLSNGDVEANVLSQLTVLLCKEVSLLSKKFTFCLTEAGSNEKGEVLNPLITGVFLEASNSASYIQDAFQLLMPILEISHIQRRANITHDN
- the fam114a2 gene encoding protein FAM114A2 isoform X2; this translates as MSESDDSVPEARDAETPEGSPPSSPDLLTDVAPTRKARRRTDAQAQVKNTSKVDKQPEKLPPSQSPVAHRGWGYWGDWGKSILSTATTTVATVGQGLTQVIEKAETSLGIPSPTALSTPVEDEGGRGETEQAAGEGTAPVGGAMGMLTSLTSVVQNTGKTVISGGLDALEFIGKKTMDVIAEGDPGFKKTKGLMIRNSTLSQVLREAKEREELQTEVLSDSSEKKAVAHYGVLFDQYQGLAHLEALEMLSRESESKVKSVLTTLSGDELSKLREELELIKDAFSMMEFDDEDVDEKKDQDGSEFEAELTQALEDLAVSTTAEKLSKACKEACGVIVDLSKPAEDVKEGERTKLTVEEVNAAAIRSLAELTARSIELFHKLGESLLLSNGDVEANVLSQLTVLLCKEVSLLSKKFTFCLTEAGSNEKGEVLNPLITGVFLEASNSASYIQDAFQLLMPILEISHIQRRANITHDN